A genomic window from Pseudomonadales bacterium includes:
- the tadA gene encoding tRNA adenosine(34) deaminase TadA, with protein MIDPALDKQYMEHALSLARRAAVCGEVPVGAVLVRDGEIIGEGFNCPISTQDPTAHAEIMALRDAAKRVDNYRLLNTTLYVTVEPCTMCAGALVHARVARVVYGTTEPKAGVVESQMNLFAAPHFNHLVRCEGGVLQDECAEVMREFFRSRRSS; from the coding sequence ATGATTGATCCCGCACTCGATAAGCAATACATGGAACACGCGCTGAGCTTGGCTCGGCGCGCTGCTGTTTGCGGTGAAGTGCCGGTGGGCGCTGTGTTGGTGCGCGACGGCGAAATTATCGGTGAAGGATTTAATTGCCCGATCAGCACGCAAGACCCGACTGCGCACGCTGAAATCATGGCGCTGCGCGATGCAGCAAAACGCGTTGATAACTATCGGCTACTCAATACCACGCTCTATGTCACGGTCGAACCTTGCACGATGTGCGCTGGTGCTTTGGTACATGCACGCGTCGCGCGCGTGGTGTATGGCACAACCGAACCCAAAGCCGGCGTAGTAGAAAGTCAGATGAATTTATTTGCCGCGCCGCACTTCAATCATTTAGTGCGTTGTGAAGGTGGTGTGTTGCAAGATGAATGTGCAGAAGTGATGCGCGAGTTTTTTCGCAGTCGTCGTTCGAGTTAA
- a CDS encoding OmpW family outer membrane protein, giving the protein MGVQAHKADDIIVRVGATRVTLIDSISTPMLNDNALYGSNVSIDSSTRLGVTATYMLTDNIGVGLLAAAPFQHSIHGNTNLGAALGTKDLGNTRLLPPTLTAQYYFNNSSAFTPYVGAGVNYSWFFGEDAGGELNTTLGGDVDLDIDDSWGWALEAGLDVDLGDNWLLNAGVWYFGVDTEATYKVKSGALAGSKVEANVDADVWVYMASIGYRF; this is encoded by the coding sequence ATGGGGGTTCAGGCCCATAAAGCAGACGATATTATCGTGCGTGTAGGAGCTACGAGGGTTACTTTGATCGACAGCATTTCAACGCCGATGCTCAATGACAATGCACTCTATGGCAGTAATGTCAGTATTGATAGCAGTACGCGCTTGGGCGTAACAGCAACTTATATGCTGACGGATAACATCGGTGTGGGCTTGTTGGCTGCTGCACCTTTTCAACATTCGATTCATGGCAATACCAATTTGGGTGCAGCTTTAGGGACGAAAGATCTCGGTAATACGCGGTTACTGCCGCCAACATTAACGGCACAGTATTACTTCAATAATTCCAGCGCATTCACGCCGTATGTGGGCGCGGGTGTGAACTATTCATGGTTTTTTGGTGAAGATGCTGGCGGCGAGTTGAATACCACGCTGGGTGGCGATGTGGATTTGGATATTGATGACTCGTGGGGATGGGCTTTGGAAGCTGGTTTGGATGTTGATTTGGGGGATAACTGGCTGCTGAATGCAGGTGTTTGGTATTTCGGTGTCGACACCGAGGCAACTTACAAAGTAAAAAGTGGTGCGTTGGCTGGTTCTAAAGTAGAAGCCAATGTGGATGCCGATGTGTGGGTTTACATGGCGAGTATCGGCTATCGGTTTTAA
- a CDS encoding 2OG-Fe(II) oxygenase, with protein sequence MNTDPFFYFDPSSLHARAESLAESYRNAAPFPHAVIDNLLPDDIALHLAREFPARDFAGFQRRDNPHQVLKQARLQESYFAGVSGFARHMVLLFNDHVFIDFLEKLTGIKGIIPDPHFFGGAFHQILPGGKLDIHADFNRDERRKLDRRLNVLLYLNEDWQEAWGGNLELWNTDMTRCEKKVSPILNRCVIFNTTDSSFHGHPDPLACPPDRTRNSLAFYYYTNGRDDGSSGEGQFKTLWRDRPEGQPT encoded by the coding sequence ATGAACACAGACCCTTTTTTTTATTTTGATCCTTCCAGCTTGCACGCTCGCGCAGAATCTTTAGCGGAAAGCTATCGCAACGCCGCTCCTTTTCCTCACGCAGTCATCGACAACCTATTGCCCGATGACATTGCACTACATCTTGCACGCGAATTTCCGGCGCGCGATTTTGCAGGTTTCCAACGCCGTGATAATCCGCACCAGGTGTTGAAACAAGCGCGTCTGCAAGAAAGTTATTTCGCAGGCGTTTCTGGTTTTGCACGCCACATGGTTCTGTTGTTTAACGATCATGTTTTTATCGACTTTTTAGAAAAACTGACAGGTATCAAAGGCATCATTCCCGATCCACATTTTTTTGGCGGCGCATTCCACCAAATTCTGCCTGGTGGAAAATTGGATATACACGCCGACTTCAATCGCGATGAACGCAGAAAATTAGATCGCCGTTTGAATGTGTTGTTGTATCTCAATGAAGATTGGCAAGAAGCATGGGGCGGCAATTTGGAATTATGGAATACAGACATGACGCGCTGCGAAAAAAAGGTGTCACCGATTTTGAATCGCTGCGTAATTTTTAATACGACAGACAGCTCTTTTCACGGCCATCCCGATCCACTCGCCTGCCCACCCGATCGCACGCGCAACTCACTGGCTTTTTACTACTACACCAACGGCCGCGATGACGGTTCCAGTGGCGAAGGACAATTCAAAACACTGTGGCGTGATAGACCTGAAGGCCAACCAACATGA
- the pdxH gene encoding pyridoxamine 5'-phosphate oxidase, whose protein sequence is MKTSDIRREYQYTELHRRDLAKNPLVQFAKWLEEATQHEAIPDPTAMVLATINAQGQPAQRTVLLKNYDDAGFTFFTNLQSHKSEDMVANAKVSLLFQWLPQSRQAIIQGTVQRTTRTEDEAYFASRPRASQLAAWASAQSHALSNREQLENGYAEIEKRFGDAVIPCPENWGGWRVIPTRIEFWQGRPCRLHDRFVYEQLGNRWQIQRLAP, encoded by the coding sequence ATGAAAACTTCCGATATCCGTCGCGAATACCAATACACGGAATTGCATCGTCGTGATTTAGCCAAAAATCCTTTGGTGCAATTTGCGAAATGGCTAGAAGAAGCCACACAGCATGAAGCGATTCCCGACCCCACCGCGATGGTGTTAGCAACGATCAACGCACAAGGTCAGCCTGCACAGCGCACCGTGTTGTTAAAAAATTATGACGATGCTGGTTTTACTTTTTTTACCAATTTGCAGAGTCATAAATCAGAAGATATGGTGGCGAACGCGAAAGTGTCGCTGTTGTTTCAATGGTTGCCGCAAAGCCGACAGGCGATTATTCAAGGCACGGTGCAACGCACCACGCGCACAGAAGACGAGGCTTATTTTGCCAGCCGACCACGCGCCAGCCAGCTCGCCGCTTGGGCTTCCGCGCAAAGTCATGCACTGAGTAATCGCGAACAACTGGAGAACGGCTACGCGGAAATCGAAAAACGCTTTGGCGATGCCGTCATTCCTTGCCCTGAGAACTGGGGCGGCTGGCGTGTCATCCCAACGCGCATCGAGTTCTGGCAGGGTCGCCCTTGCCGCCTACACGATCGCTTTGTGTACGAGCAGCTCGGCAATCGTTGGCAAATCCAGCGACTCGCGCCCTAG
- a CDS encoding nitronate monooxygenase family protein has product MFPFNFSFLNNRSITMQTAIAKKLGIQVPIFAFTHCRDVVVAVSKAGGLGVLGAVGFSPEQLKQELDWIDQHIGDHVYGVDIVIPQEYEGMGEMDPAKLEEMLQGMVPQEHRDFAEKLLADHGVPAWPDANDKMGLLGWNEAIATQLVDVAMERPKCRLIANALGTPPADIIKRVQDSGRLIGALCGKVKQAVAHKKAGLDFIIAQGGEGGGHTGDVGSIVLWPQIIDAVGDTPVLAAGGIGNGRQVLAAMAMGAQGVWSGSLWLTVEEADAEPAQKETLLKATSEDTVRSRSWTGKPCRMLKNEWTIAWETDGNPKPLGMPLQGLVTGDAIRRTHKYAAVGDCQKVAFNPVGQVVGQINHVEKSGQVVMRLLNEYVDALESVNALTAE; this is encoded by the coding sequence ATTTTTCCTTTCAACTTTTCTTTTCTCAACAACAGGAGCATCACCATGCAAACCGCTATTGCGAAAAAACTGGGTATCCAAGTGCCTATTTTTGCGTTCACTCATTGCCGCGATGTCGTCGTCGCCGTTTCTAAAGCAGGCGGCCTCGGCGTACTCGGCGCTGTCGGCTTCTCGCCTGAGCAGTTGAAGCAGGAATTGGACTGGATCGACCAACACATCGGCGATCATGTTTACGGCGTGGATATTGTTATCCCACAAGAATACGAAGGCATGGGCGAAATGGATCCAGCCAAGCTGGAAGAAATGCTGCAAGGCATGGTGCCGCAAGAGCACCGCGACTTCGCTGAGAAATTGCTGGCTGATCACGGCGTGCCTGCATGGCCCGATGCCAACGACAAAATGGGCTTGCTGGGCTGGAACGAAGCCATCGCCACACAGTTGGTGGATGTTGCAATGGAGCGCCCCAAGTGCCGTTTGATCGCCAACGCACTCGGCACACCACCCGCTGACATCATCAAACGCGTACAAGATTCGGGTCGTTTGATCGGCGCGCTGTGCGGCAAAGTGAAACAAGCCGTTGCCCATAAAAAAGCAGGCTTGGACTTCATCATCGCGCAAGGCGGCGAAGGTGGCGGTCACACGGGCGATGTGGGCTCTATCGTGTTGTGGCCACAAATCATTGACGCTGTGGGCGACACCCCTGTGTTGGCAGCTGGCGGTATCGGCAACGGTCGCCAAGTATTGGCGGCGATGGCGATGGGCGCGCAAGGCGTGTGGTCTGGCTCGCTGTGGCTGACCGTAGAAGAAGCGGATGCCGAGCCAGCGCAGAAAGAAACCCTGCTCAAAGCCACTTCCGAAGACACCGTGCGTTCACGCAGTTGGACCGGCAAGCCTTGCCGTATGCTGAAAAACGAATGGACCATCGCTTGGGAAACCGACGGCAATCCAAAACCACTGGGCATGCCGCTGCAAGGCTTGGTGACGGGCGATGCCATCCGCCGTACCCACAAATACGCCGCCGTGGGCGACTGCCAAAAAGTGGCATTCAACCCAGTCGGTCAAGTGGTTGGTCAAATCAACCATGTGGAAAAAAGCGGACAAGTCGTGATGCGCTTGTTGAATGAATATGTGGATGCGCTGGAAAGCGTGAATGCATTAACGGCTGAATAA
- a CDS encoding ABC transporter permease translates to MWHKTLWRSLINIYHLGIKELWSLRSDVVMCVLIVLSFTIFIIVPAKNAVMDMRNASVAVVDEDNTPLSRAVFFALQRPYFKPPVLLAGNQAIARMDDSTYTFVVWIPRRFEADISAGRKPALQVLVDATAMTQAGNGAAYISQILGETLKHYFPQAQFPQPVKMDVRVAFNPNLHGGWFFGITNMISIVSMLAIVLTGAALIRERERGTVEHLLVMPLRPVEIALGKVWANSTVILLGMFFCIQFVIKAILGIPLQGSLALFLFGAALYLFSISAIGVFLGTVARSMPQLGLLFLPIVMLIAVLSGGLTPLDVMPKPIHYFMLLIPSSHFTNFSIAVLFRSADFMAVWKQIAAMSAIGVCFLTGALLRFRSVIGKQ, encoded by the coding sequence ATGTGGCACAAAACACTGTGGCGCAGCCTGATCAATATTTATCATCTCGGCATCAAAGAGCTGTGGAGTTTGCGCAGCGATGTGGTGATGTGTGTATTGATTGTGTTGTCGTTCACGATATTCATCATTGTCCCCGCAAAAAATGCTGTGATGGATATGCGCAACGCATCCGTGGCAGTGGTCGATGAAGACAACACGCCGTTGTCGCGCGCAGTATTTTTTGCGTTGCAGCGACCGTATTTCAAACCGCCGGTGTTGTTGGCTGGCAATCAAGCCATTGCGCGTATGGATGACAGCACTTACACCTTCGTGGTGTGGATTCCGCGCCGTTTTGAAGCGGATATCAGCGCAGGCCGTAAACCGGCGCTACAAGTGCTGGTCGATGCTACGGCAATGACGCAAGCAGGCAATGGCGCGGCTTATATTTCGCAAATTCTGGGTGAAACGCTCAAGCACTATTTTCCGCAAGCACAATTTCCGCAGCCCGTAAAAATGGATGTGCGCGTGGCGTTTAACCCCAATCTGCACGGCGGGTGGTTTTTTGGCATTACCAATATGATCAGCATTGTGTCGATGTTGGCGATTGTTTTAACGGGCGCTGCACTGATACGCGAACGCGAGCGCGGCACGGTGGAGCATTTGTTGGTAATGCCGTTGCGCCCCGTGGAAATTGCACTGGGCAAAGTGTGGGCGAACAGCACCGTCATTTTGTTGGGCATGTTTTTTTGTATTCAGTTTGTTATCAAAGCCATACTCGGTATTCCTTTGCAGGGTTCACTGGCTTTGTTTTTATTTGGTGCGGCGCTGTATTTGTTTTCTATTTCTGCGATAGGTGTTTTTTTGGGTACCGTCGCGCGCTCAATGCCACAATTGGGTTTGTTATTTTTGCCGATCGTAATGTTGATCGCCGTGCTGTCTGGCGGTTTAACGCCGTTGGATGTGATGCCCAAACCCATCCATTACTTCATGTTGTTGATTCCATCCTCACACTTCACTAATTTTTCTATTGCTGTTTTATTTCGTAGTGCAGATTTTATGGCGGTGTGGAAACAAATCGCCGCCATGAGCGCCATCGGTGTGTGCTTTTTAACGGGCGCGCTGTTGCGGTTTCGGAGTGTGATTGGGAAGCAGTAA
- the rbbA gene encoding ribosome-associated ATPase/putative transporter RbbA has translation MNTVAASSAIATLTHVRHRYGKVVALDGVDLAIPAGCLAGIIGPDGVGKSTLLSLIAGARRVQKGSGIIVLDEDVRSAAARSRMCRRIAYMPQGLGKNLYPTLSVMENICFFADLFGEKGAEREKRIAHLLQATGMARFAERPAAKLSGGMKQKLSLCCSLIHEPDLLILDEPTTGVDPLSRRQFWQLLDDLRAQRPTMSIIVATAYMEEASSFDWLAMMDAGRVLAQGSPAALLQQTGVSNLDAAFIQLLPPEKREGHVEPVLPPLKDDHQNNIVISAHNLSCRFGDFTAVDNVNFEIHQGEIFGFLGSNGCGKTTTMKMLTGLLPATAGEALLFGKQVDVGEISTRHRIGYMSQSFSLYEELNVIQNLELHGRIFAMSSEQIRARSETLLHDMQLSVYAQQPAGSLPLGVRQRLSLAVAVIHNPVMLILDEPTSGVDPVARDSFWELLIDLSRNQGVTIFITTHYMNEADRCDRISLMDAGKVLASGSPENIRQQFSVPTLEDAFIQVLEQARPVDSKHLAAITSAVEKKSLAQVAEGGDKYFSLQRLKAYARRETLEIMREPIRLMFAFVAPLFLMMVLGMGINFDVDKLEFAVLDQDHTPASREYIDHFSASDYFFSHGALSSYAQLQEKLASGELLFALEIPSGFGKDLDAGKEPSVAVQINGSYPFRAERARSYIQGIHQQYLQQLLRERRIKMPEEPYRLETRFQYNQEMLSAYAIVPSIIAVLVTMIPMMLMAVAVVREKELGSIINFYATPTRRLEFLWGKQVPYVVIAMINFLCLVLLTRFVFQVPLLGSLPVLMFAGICYSWVATSFGLLISSFTRTQIAALFAALIISMIPSVNFSGMLKPVASLEGGAYWFGTFFSTTYLLNITVGTFTKGLYFADLWKNFAVMAVHFSVFTIGSALLLRKQEA, from the coding sequence ATGAATACGGTGGCAGCTTCTTCTGCAATAGCCACACTCACCCATGTGCGGCACCGCTATGGCAAGGTAGTCGCGCTGGACGGTGTGGATCTCGCCATTCCCGCTGGTTGTCTGGCGGGCATCATCGGGCCTGATGGTGTCGGAAAATCCACGTTACTTAGTTTGATTGCCGGTGCGCGCCGCGTGCAGAAAGGCAGCGGCATTATTGTGTTGGATGAAGATGTGCGTAGCGCCGCCGCGCGTTCACGCATGTGTCGCCGCATTGCCTATATGCCGCAAGGTTTGGGGAAAAATCTCTATCCCACTTTATCAGTGATGGAAAACATTTGTTTTTTTGCTGATTTGTTTGGTGAAAAAGGTGCAGAGCGCGAAAAGCGCATCGCGCATTTGTTGCAAGCGACAGGCATGGCGCGTTTTGCCGAGAGACCCGCTGCAAAATTATCGGGCGGCATGAAACAAAAACTCAGTTTGTGCTGCTCGTTAATCCACGAACCCGATTTGTTGATTCTGGATGAACCGACAACGGGTGTAGACCCTTTATCACGCCGTCAATTTTGGCAGCTCTTGGATGATTTGCGCGCACAGCGCCCGACGATGTCGATCATTGTTGCAACGGCGTACATGGAAGAAGCTTCCAGCTTTGATTGGCTGGCGATGATGGATGCCGGTCGCGTGTTAGCGCAAGGTTCTCCTGCTGCTTTGTTGCAACAAACCGGCGTGAGCAATCTGGATGCCGCATTTATTCAATTGTTGCCGCCAGAAAAAAGAGAAGGGCATGTCGAACCGGTATTGCCGCCGCTGAAAGACGATCATCAAAACAACATCGTCATCAGTGCGCACAACTTGAGTTGTCGTTTTGGTGATTTTACGGCAGTCGATAACGTCAATTTTGAAATTCATCAAGGTGAGATATTTGGGTTTCTCGGTTCCAATGGTTGTGGCAAAACCACCACGATGAAAATGCTGACGGGATTGTTGCCAGCAACAGCAGGCGAGGCGTTGCTGTTTGGTAAACAGGTAGATGTGGGTGAAATCAGCACGCGGCATCGCATCGGTTATATGTCACAAAGCTTTTCGCTGTATGAAGAACTGAACGTGATACAAAACCTGGAGCTGCACGGGCGTATTTTTGCCATGAGCAGCGAACAGATACGCGCACGCAGTGAAACGCTGTTGCACGATATGCAGCTCTCCGTTTACGCGCAGCAGCCTGCGGGTAGCTTGCCTTTGGGCGTACGTCAGCGTTTATCGTTGGCCGTGGCGGTGATTCACAATCCGGTAATGTTGATTCTGGACGAGCCAACCTCTGGCGTAGACCCCGTAGCGCGCGATAGTTTTTGGGAGTTGTTGATTGATTTGTCGCGCAACCAAGGCGTAACAATTTTTATCACTACGCATTACATGAATGAAGCTGATCGCTGTGACCGTATTTCACTGATGGATGCAGGCAAAGTGCTGGCGTCTGGCAGCCCAGAAAATATTCGTCAGCAATTTTCAGTGCCTACCTTGGAAGATGCGTTTATTCAGGTGTTAGAGCAGGCGCGCCCCGTAGACAGCAAACATCTTGCAGCTATCACGTCTGCTGTAGAAAAAAAATCGTTGGCACAGGTAGCGGAAGGTGGTGATAAATATTTCAGCCTACAGCGCCTCAAAGCCTATGCGCGACGTGAAACACTGGAAATTATGCGTGAACCCATTCGCTTGATGTTTGCCTTTGTCGCGCCGCTGTTTTTGATGATGGTGTTGGGTATGGGGATAAATTTTGATGTCGATAAGTTGGAATTCGCCGTATTGGATCAAGACCACACACCGGCCAGCCGTGAATACATTGATCACTTCAGTGCCAGCGATTATTTTTTCTCGCACGGTGCGCTGAGTAGTTATGCACAGTTGCAAGAAAAACTGGCATCCGGCGAGTTGCTGTTTGCTTTAGAAATTCCTTCCGGTTTTGGAAAAGATTTGGATGCAGGAAAAGAGCCTTCTGTTGCGGTGCAAATCAACGGCAGCTACCCGTTTCGGGCAGAGCGTGCGCGCAGTTATATTCAAGGCATACACCAGCAATACTTGCAGCAATTATTACGCGAGCGTCGTATAAAAATGCCGGAGGAGCCATACCGTTTGGAAACGCGCTTTCAGTACAACCAAGAAATGCTGAGTGCTTACGCCATCGTGCCGTCCATTATTGCAGTGCTGGTGACGATGATTCCCATGATGTTGATGGCTGTGGCTGTGGTGCGTGAAAAAGAGCTCGGTTCTATCATCAATTTTTATGCCACACCCACGCGGCGTTTGGAATTTTTGTGGGGTAAACAGGTGCCGTATGTAGTGATCGCGATGATTAACTTCTTGTGCTTAGTGTTGCTCACGCGCTTTGTGTTTCAAGTGCCACTACTGGGCAGTTTGCCGGTGCTGATGTTTGCCGGTATTTGTTATAGCTGGGTGGCAACATCGTTTGGGTTACTGATTTCTTCTTTTACCCGCACACAAATTGCAGCGCTGTTTGCGGCGTTGATTATCTCGATGATTCCCTCGGTCAATTTTTCTGGCATGTTGAAACCCGTAGCCTCGCTGGAAGGTGGCGCGTACTGGTTCGGCACGTTTTTCTCCACCACCTATTTGCTCAATATCACCGTGGGTACATTTACCAAAGGACTGTATTTTGCTGATTTATGGAAAAATTTCGCGGTGATGGCGGTGCATTTTTCTGTGTTCACGATTGGCAGTGCGCTGTTGTTGCGCAAGCAGGAGGCGTAG
- a CDS encoding HlyD family efflux transporter periplasmic adaptor subunit, protein MQSLSKQQFVSQDQLDSSRTRAASCGSAVAAAQAGVEAARSAGKVAQAGRDRLLGDLADSSIRAPFSGYILYRLAEAGEMIAAGSPLVTLVSDNEVYLTAFLPAEVAGKLALGDEARLQMDAKPDEWVPATVTFVAAEAEFTPKSVETASERSNLVFRTRIGVDPAVLAQNPWLKSGMPGLGWLRVDSDATWPSAPSR, encoded by the coding sequence GTGCAGTCACTCAGTAAACAACAATTTGTGTCGCAAGATCAGTTGGACAGCTCGCGCACGCGCGCTGCCAGTTGCGGCTCAGCGGTAGCGGCGGCACAAGCAGGCGTTGAAGCGGCGCGCTCGGCGGGCAAAGTCGCGCAGGCGGGGCGCGACCGTTTGCTGGGAGATCTGGCGGACAGCAGCATCCGTGCGCCGTTCTCTGGCTACATCCTGTATCGTTTGGCGGAAGCGGGTGAAATGATTGCTGCCGGCTCGCCCTTGGTCACTCTGGTCAGCGACAACGAAGTCTATTTGACAGCCTTTTTGCCTGCTGAGGTGGCAGGCAAATTGGCTTTGGGTGACGAAGCGCGCTTGCAGATGGACGCCAAACCGGACGAATGGGTGCCTGCCACAGTGACCTTCGTGGCGGCAGAAGCGGAGTTCACGCCGAAATCGGTGGAAACCGCCAGCGAGCGCAGTAATTTGGTATTTCGCACGCGCATTGGTGTTGATCCGGCGGTGCTGGCACAAAATCCTTGGCTGAAGAGCGGCATGCCCGGCTTGGGTTGGCTGCGTGTCGATAGTGATGCCACTTGGCCTAGTGCACCGTCTCGCTAG
- a CDS encoding biotin/lipoyl-binding protein, which produces MNAASVVGIANRFVAVIPVLFVQEIDGKRAVMKAKLGVGIVVLVLVGGGVLLWQQWQQQSEQGFFHTNGRLEATQSRVATRIPGLLAEVKVKEGDRVAAGQVLAVLDSKPLQAEIARADAAIAQAGDQVRLAEAQMVQAQTECSYARSQLGACSHSVNNNLCRKISWTARARALPVAAQR; this is translated from the coding sequence GTGAATGCGGCGAGTGTGGTCGGAATTGCTAATCGTTTCGTCGCAGTAATTCCTGTACTGTTTGTGCAGGAAATTGATGGGAAACGTGCAGTGATGAAAGCGAAGTTGGGTGTTGGAATCGTGGTGCTGGTGCTTGTCGGTGGCGGCGTGCTGTTGTGGCAGCAATGGCAGCAACAGAGTGAACAAGGATTTTTTCACACCAACGGCAGATTGGAGGCGACGCAAAGCCGTGTCGCGACGCGCATTCCAGGCTTGCTGGCGGAAGTGAAAGTGAAAGAGGGCGACCGCGTGGCAGCAGGGCAAGTACTCGCGGTGTTGGATAGCAAGCCGCTGCAAGCGGAGATCGCCCGCGCCGATGCTGCTATCGCGCAAGCGGGCGATCAAGTGCGCCTCGCGGAAGCACAAATGGTGCAAGCGCAAACCGAGTGCAGTTACGCACGCTCGCAGTTGGGCGCGTGCAGTCACTCAGTAAACAACAATTTGTGTCGCAAGATCAGTTGGACAGCTCGCGCACGCGCGCTGCCAGTTGCGGCTCAGCGGTAG
- the cofC gene encoding 2-phospho-L-lactate guanylyltransferase, with amino-acid sequence MQVIIPVKDLRSSKSRLAHTLPVEARQSLMAALLSDLLLTLKHSTLVQGITLVTRCPDVAQLAAQQHCEVLNLDEDRCLNSGIAAAIATLTARGTTQALILHADLPLATSSDIDDIILAHQNNAAAITLIPDNDSNGTNAMVLTLPTTMQFFYGHHSYSAHRDFCRMQGIDEQTVYNTRLGSDIDLWQDFAPLLSMRTAGTRPQLSLWLEQYGELFDWPLTATP; translated from the coding sequence ATGCAAGTCATCATCCCCGTCAAAGATCTTCGCAGTAGCAAGAGCCGTCTCGCGCACACGCTGCCTGTTGAAGCGCGCCAAAGTTTGATGGCGGCCTTGTTGTCCGATTTACTGCTCACGCTAAAACACAGCACCTTGGTGCAAGGTATAACGCTAGTGACGCGCTGCCCAGACGTTGCACAGTTGGCGGCGCAACAACACTGCGAAGTGCTGAATTTGGACGAGGATCGCTGCCTGAACAGCGGCATTGCCGCCGCCATTGCCACACTCACCGCGCGCGGCACAACACAAGCCCTTATTCTTCACGCTGATTTACCTCTCGCCACCAGTAGCGATATTGATGACATCATCCTCGCGCACCAAAACAACGCAGCCGCCATCACCTTGATTCCCGACAATGACAGCAACGGTACCAATGCCATGGTATTGACGCTGCCCACGACGATGCAGTTTTTCTACGGTCATCACAGCTACTCAGCGCACCGTGATTTTTGCCGCATGCAAGGCATCGACGAGCAAACTGTCTACAATACGCGCTTGGGCAGCGACATTGATTTATGGCAGGATTTTGCGCCACTGCTGTCAATGCGCACAGCGGGAACGCGCCCACAGCTTTCACTCTGGCTCGAACAATACGGCGAATTATTTGATTGGCCGCTCACTGCCACTCCCTGA